The Apibacter raozihei DNA segment AACCAGGAGGCAAATATTCATGGACTAAAATCAAAATATATAAAGTATTACGTAACCAAACGAACATACCTATTACTGATTCTCTCTCTATAAGCTATTATTCATGGAAAAAAGGAATCCCTTCTAAGGGAATTTACAAAGTATATTTAACTTCTTATCCATTCGGCAGCGACACTTTTAACCACCTAAACCAATGGATGCTGCTAGAAGGAGATGGAAATGTAGCCGTTGATAAACCTTAAAAACATATTTAACAAAGACTTAAAAGATTTAATTTAAATCACCTTACTCTTTAGTTTCATAATAAAAATCTTACATTTGCACCTGAATTTAAATATTTTTATGCAATCAATCAGAAATATCGCAATTATTGCCCATGTCGATCACGGTAAAACAACCTTAGTAGACAAAATCATCCAGGCCTGTCATGTAGTAGAAAAGAGTGAAGGAGATTTAATTCTGGATAATAACGACCTTGAACGTGAACGTGGTATTACCATATTATCTAAAAACGTATCTGTTAACTATCAGGGAGTAAAAATCAATATTATTGACACTCCGGGACACGCGGATTTCGGGGGAGAAGTTGAAAGAGTATTAAAAATGGCTGACGGCGTGCTTCTTTTGGTTGATGCATTTGAAGGACCTATGCCTCAAACACGTTTTGTTTTAAGTAAAGCTATTGAATTAGGGCTTAAACCTATTGTGGTTATTAATAAAGTAGATAAGGAAAATTGCCAGCCGGAACATGTTCACGATCAAGTTTTTGAACTAATGTTTAATTTAGATGCTACAGAAGAGCAGCTGGACTTCCAAACAGTATACGGTTCATCTAAACAAGGTTGGATGTCCGGTGATTACAAAAATCCAACGGATAACATTAACTACCTGCTTGATAAAATTATTGAGCTAATACCGGAAGCTCCATATGTTGAAGGTACTGCACAAATGCAGATTACTTCTTTGGACTTTTCTAGCTTCGTTGGTAAAATAGCCATTGGCCGTGTATACCGTGGAGATTTATTTGCTGGTAAAGATTATATGCTTTGTCAGGATAATGATAAAATGAAAAAAATCAGAATCAAAGAATTACAGGTGTTTGAAGGTTTGGGAAGAAGAGCTGTTGAATCTGTAAGAAGTGGTGATTTATGTGCTATTATAGGTGTGGATAGTTTTGATATCGGGGATACAATCGCCGATTTAAATGAACCTGAAGCTCTTCCAAGAATATCTATTGATGAGCCTACCATGAGTATGTTATTTACCATTAATACTTCTCCGTTTTTTGGAAAAGAAGGTAAATATGTTACTTCAAGACACCTTCGTGACCGTTTAATGAAAGAAACCGAAATAAATTTAGCTCTAAGAGTTGATGAAACCGATTCTGAGGATAAATTTAATGTATTCGGACGTGGAATACTACACTTATCTGTTCTAATTGAGACCATGAGAAGAGAGGGCTATGAATTGCAAGTAGGACGTCCTATGGTTACTATTAAAGAAATTGATGGTGCTAAACATGAACCTTTTGAAAATCTTGTCATTGATGTGCCTTCTGAAGTTTCAGGAAAAGCTATTGAGCTGGTAACTCAAAGAAAAGGTGAATTAAAAGTTATGGAACCAAAGGGTGACTTACAACATCTTGAATTTGAAATTTCATCAAGAGGCCTGATAGGTTTAAGAAACCTTATTTTAACGGCTACATCCGGAGAGGCTATCATCAATCACCGTTTCAAAGATTTTCAACCGATGAAAGATATTATTCCTCAGCGGCAGAACGGCTCTTTGGTTTCATCTGAGACAGGCCAGGCGCTTGCTTACGCTATTGACAGACTTCAGGATCGCGGCAAATTTTTCGTTGAGCCCGGAGAACAAATTTATAAAGGACAAATCGTAGGTGAACATTCCAGAGATAATGACTTGGATGTAAATCTTATCAAAGGAAAAAAATTAACGAATGTACGAGCGTCAGGTACTGACCAGGCTGCTAAAATTTTCCCGAAAATAGATTTTTCTTTAGAGGAATCCATGGAATACATCAAGGATGATGAATATCTTGAGATAACCCCTAAAAGTTTACGTATGAGAAAAATTAATTCATAAATAAAAAAGCCCGGCTAATCAGCTGGGCTTTTTTATTTATTCATATTTTAAAATACTATATATGTTTCATGTATTATGTAAACTAATCCAAACTATATTTTAACCATAGTAAACAAAAAAAACCATCCTGAAAAACAGGACGGCTCTATAGATTATTTTACTAATACTTGATTAATTAGCTAATAAAGATTGCATTCTTTCAACCAATTTTTCTTTAGGCTGAACTCCAACAACTTTATCAACTACCTGTCCATTCTTAAAGAATAGAAGAGTAGGAATATTTCGGATCCCATACTCTACAGGAACTTCCTGATTTGCATCAATATCTATTTTTGCAACTTTTACTTTCCCTTTAAACTCTTCAGACAACTCTTCTACTATTGGGGTTAAGTTTCTACAAGGTCCGCACCATTCTGCCCAAAAATCCACCAAAACAGGCTCGTTTGAGCTTAACACTTCATCTTTAAATGATTGATCACTAATTTCTAAAGCCATAATATTTATATAATTTTATTATATTTTTTTGTGATATAAGAACAAATGTAAATCAAAATTTTCATTCTTTTACAATATATATTTTAAGTTATTATTTTAACGATTATACCCTTACCATAAAACATGAAATATTTAATATAAAATTAGAATAAATCAAACTTAAATACTAAAAATTTAAACTAAAAAAAAACAAACCACATTGCACAACAATTATATTTCAACACCTTTTCAACAACATTTTTTTAACAAATATTTATTTTTGTTTTTTTTTTACAAAAATTAATGTATATTTGCATCAATAATTAGTTGTTCTTTAATAAAGTTTTTTAGTGTTAATTAAGCCCTTTCAAGAATCTCTTTGAAAGGGTTTTTATTTAACCTGAAAAATTAACTTCTTTTTTATTGATTTATTTTAACAAATTTATAAGATTCCAAGTCAATTATAAATACTTTCACATCTTTTTTACCTATTCTATTATAGATATAACTTATTTAATTTTAATAATATAGTTTATATATAATCCAAAAATATGTATTTTTGCCACATGAATGAAATCCTAAACAAAAAAGTACATTACAGGGATTTGAATGAAATGCCTTATACAGATGCCTGGAATATTCAAGACGAATTATTAAACTCAATTGTTCAGATTAAATTAAAAAAAAAGAAGGAAAATATCAGTCACTTAACTACCCCTAACTATTTTCTTTTTGTTTCTCATTCACACATATATACATTGGGGAAAAATGGCGATTTTTCTAACCTTCTCATTGATGAGCAATTTTTACGTAACCTTAACGCAGAATTTATAAAAACAAACCGTGGCGGTGATATAACTTATCATGGTCCCGGACAAATTGTCGGATACCCTATCCTGGATTTAGAAAATTTTTTTACTGATATTCATAAGTATATGAGATATCTGGAAGAAACGATTATTAAAACAGTTGAACACTTCGGGATTAAAGGAGAACGTTCTTCCGGAGAAACAGGTGTATGGATTGACCCCGGCAAACCTTATGCTAGAAAAATCTGCGCAATGGGAGTAAAAGCCAGCAGATGGGTTACTATGCATGGCTTTGCACTTAACGTGAATACAGACTTACATTATTTTTCACATATTGTACCTTGTGGAATTAAAAACAAGGCAGTTACCTCTATAGAAAAAGAATTGGGATACAAAGAAGACATTAATAAAGTAAAAACTGTTATTAAAGAAAAATTTTCTGAAGTTTTCGATATTGAATGGATTTAAAAAAAGTTAAAATAATTATTTACATTATATATTCGGTATTTTCTTCTTTATGCTCTTTTTTAAAATCAATTAAAAGAATGTTTATATTAATAAAAAGAGCTGTTTATATTCACAGCTCTTCTTAAATAAATATTATAATGTTTATTACAACTATTTTTTCACAACTTTTATACTTTTTACTTTCCTGTCATTTAGTATTCGGACAATATATATTCCAGGATTCAAATCAGCAACATATAAAGGCTGCTTATCAGCTAACTCGGCTGATTTTACAAGTTTACCGTTTATAGAATAAATTTCAATCTTAGATCTACCCAACCATAGAACAGACAGGTAATCATCTAAAACTGTAGTTGACAATACTGAAACCTCCTCATTATAATTTATTTCTTCCGTAGATAAAATATCCAATACATAATCTGAAACCGAGCGAATTCCTGGTGAGGAAAAATAGGATTCTAAAGTCCCATATAATTTAATTTCTTTTTTATAGTTATGATTATTATCTACCAAATTTAAAGAATTCCTGACTGAACCAATAGGTAACTCAACCGGAACTAACAACGATGTATCGGAAACATCTGTATCTGCAGAAGGTGAAAGAACCAAATTGGTATTTTTGGTAAAACCGGAAGTTTCGATGTTATTGATGGTCCCATTTACTGCTCCTGCAATATAACCTTTCATCCAATATTTAGTAAGGACACCAGCAGGGTGCTGATTAGATCTTGCTTCATCAATAGTATACGGATTTGATTTAGACCCTTTTTCTCCTTCAGAAGATTCCTGTGACAAATATACACTATATCGTTTGACAGTTGTCCCATTTTCTGCCGTAACATCTACGTATGCATACCCCGGAAGAGTGGAGAGATTTGATATTACTACGTTTGCATTAGCATCTTCAGCTTTTGCTGATAAAACAGGAACATCTATTCCAGATGATAAGTTATAAAAATATCCTGATTTTGAAGAAGAAAATCCATTGAGCAACTCGTTATTAACTTTTAATTCCGATAAATTTGCATTATTGTTTAAATTAGATCCTCCATAATAAACTTTTAAATCATCAATAAATGCTCTTCTCAAATTAGCCGGAACATTTAAAGTTTCAATCCTTATCGTTGCATCTTTTTTTCCTCCCGTAAATACTACCTCCACCTGTTCAAAAGAGTCATTTTTTGACCCTGAATAAGATATTTCCTGCGAAGGCAAATCAGAGACAGTAACCAGAACTTTTCCGGAATTATTCCATCCTTTGACTTTAAACTGTACCTTGAAAACTCCATTATTTTGGGATAAATCCAGAGCTTTGGTAGTGATAGAGCCCACTGCTCCACTTGTTCCCAGCTTTACGGTCCCACCTGCCTCATAAACTTTATCTATCAAGACTATATGATCATTTCCTGCCCATAAAGAACTGGAAGCCGATACATCGTCACCTTTTGACGCAGAGGAAAAGTCTTCAAATAAAATAATGGTTTCTGATTGAGCCTTGCTCAGGAAGATAAAACAAACACAGAAAATAAAACATAAGACGTTTAAAGAGTAATTTTTTTTCATAACTTTAATTTTAAAATTGATTAAT contains these protein-coding regions:
- a CDS encoding DUF6359 domain-containing protein yields the protein MKKNYSLNVLCFIFCVCFIFLSKAQSETIILFEDFSSASKGDDVSASSSLWAGNDHIVLIDKVYEAGGTVKLGTSGAVGSITTKALDLSQNNGVFKVQFKVKGWNNSGKVLVTVSDLPSQEISYSGSKNDSFEQVEVVFTGGKKDATIRIETLNVPANLRRAFIDDLKVYYGGSNLNNNANLSELKVNNELLNGFSSSKSGYFYNLSSGIDVPVLSAKAEDANANVVISNLSTLPGYAYVDVTAENGTTVKRYSVYLSQESSEGEKGSKSNPYTIDEARSNQHPAGVLTKYWMKGYIAGAVNGTINNIETSGFTKNTNLVLSPSADTDVSDTSLLVPVELPIGSVRNSLNLVDNNHNYKKEIKLYGTLESYFSSPGIRSVSDYVLDILSTEEINYNEEVSVLSTTVLDDYLSVLWLGRSKIEIYSINGKLVKSAELADKQPLYVADLNPGIYIVRILNDRKVKSIKVVKK
- the trxA gene encoding thioredoxin; the protein is MALEISDQSFKDEVLSSNEPVLVDFWAEWCGPCRNLTPIVEELSEEFKGKVKVAKIDIDANQEVPVEYGIRNIPTLLFFKNGQVVDKVVGVQPKEKLVERMQSLLAN
- the typA gene encoding translational GTPase TypA, whose translation is MQSIRNIAIIAHVDHGKTTLVDKIIQACHVVEKSEGDLILDNNDLERERGITILSKNVSVNYQGVKINIIDTPGHADFGGEVERVLKMADGVLLLVDAFEGPMPQTRFVLSKAIELGLKPIVVINKVDKENCQPEHVHDQVFELMFNLDATEEQLDFQTVYGSSKQGWMSGDYKNPTDNINYLLDKIIELIPEAPYVEGTAQMQITSLDFSSFVGKIAIGRVYRGDLFAGKDYMLCQDNDKMKKIRIKELQVFEGLGRRAVESVRSGDLCAIIGVDSFDIGDTIADLNEPEALPRISIDEPTMSMLFTINTSPFFGKEGKYVTSRHLRDRLMKETEINLALRVDETDSEDKFNVFGRGILHLSVLIETMRREGYELQVGRPMVTIKEIDGAKHEPFENLVIDVPSEVSGKAIELVTQRKGELKVMEPKGDLQHLEFEISSRGLIGLRNLILTATSGEAIINHRFKDFQPMKDIIPQRQNGSLVSSETGQALAYAIDRLQDRGKFFVEPGEQIYKGQIVGEHSRDNDLDVNLIKGKKLTNVRASGTDQAAKIFPKIDFSLEESMEYIKDDEYLEITPKSLRMRKINS
- the lipB gene encoding lipoyl(octanoyl) transferase LipB; translation: MNEILNKKVHYRDLNEMPYTDAWNIQDELLNSIVQIKLKKKKENISHLTTPNYFLFVSHSHIYTLGKNGDFSNLLIDEQFLRNLNAEFIKTNRGGDITYHGPGQIVGYPILDLENFFTDIHKYMRYLEETIIKTVEHFGIKGERSSGETGVWIDPGKPYARKICAMGVKASRWVTMHGFALNVNTDLHYFSHIVPCGIKNKAVTSIEKELGYKEDINKVKTVIKEKFSEVFDIEWI